In a genomic window of Zingiber officinale cultivar Zhangliang chromosome 9B, Zo_v1.1, whole genome shotgun sequence:
- the LOC122023905 gene encoding uncharacterized protein LOC122023905: MKGLRWIVKTLHNHKRGAKSQCNWELHGCTAEEGKPHDALINCQECLGSDNRTEIGKMGKESTEFRVLEDANIERIIFYDALRMKLLKSLYYDHHQQFSQSAIEEICKHCMSCSQQCNFMDCQNATYLRR, translated from the exons ATGAAG GGACTTAGATGGATAGTCAAGACTCTTCACAATCACAAGAGAGGTGCCAAGAGCCAGTGCAACTGGGAATTACATG GATGCACTGCTGAAGAAGGCAAACCCCACGATGCACTGATAAACTGTCAAGAATGTTTAGGATCTGATAACAGGACAGAAATTGGCAAAATGGGCAAGGAGAGTACTGAATTCAGAGTTTTGGAGGATGCTAACATTGAAAGAATTATCTTCTATGATGCATTGCGGATGAAACTTCTCAAAAGCCTTTACTATGATCATCACCAGCAGTTTTCCCAGTCTGCGATTGAAGAGATCTGCAAACATTGCATGAGTTGTAGCCAACAATGCAATTTTATGGACTGTCAGAATGCTACCTATTTAAGACGCTAG